From Triticum urartu cultivar G1812 chromosome 2, Tu2.1, whole genome shotgun sequence, a single genomic window includes:
- the LOC125537473 gene encoding uncharacterized protein LOC125537473, with product MDPCPFVRVLVGNLALKMPVAPSPAGAGAGVHPTTSPCYCTIRLNKLPLQTAAAPLLPSDDMTQGPAATGALAAAFHLSKADLDRVTAKPSLFVARSARLKVAVYAGRRGTTCGVNSGRLLGKVVIPLDLKTAVGKPIVFHSGWLSINKRGRKASAVSGSAQLNLTVRAEPDPRFVFQFDGEPECSPQVLQVQGGMMQPMFTCKFSCRSNSDLRSRSMHSDPGSGGRNWLMSFGSDRERAGKERKGWSVTVHDLSGSPVALASMVTPFVASPGSDRVSRSNPGAWLVLRPGDGTWKPWGRLECWRERGAGAAGDSLGYRFELLIPDPTGMGVGVSVAESNVPSSRGGRFVIDLTAAQPFGRSGSPGCSPRGSGDFSGGYGLWPFGSYRGFVMSAAVQGEGRCSRPTVEVGVPHVGCAEDAAAFVALAAAVDLSMDACRLFSHRLRRELSSTRSDLLR from the exons ATGGACCCGTGCCCGTTCGTGCGGGTGCTGGTCGGCAACCTGGCCCTCAAAATGCCGGTCGCCCCGAGccccgccggcgccggcgccggcgtgCACCCCACCACCTCGCCGTGCTACTGCACGATCCGGCTCAACAAGCTGCCGCTTCAGACTGCCGCGGCCCCGCTGCTTCCCTCGGACGACATGACGCAGGGTCCCGCCGCGACGGGCGCACTGGCGGCCGCCTTCCACCTCTCCAAGGCCGACCTCGACCGCGTCACGGCCAAGCCGTCCCTGTTCGTCGCCCGATCCGCGAGGCTCAAGGTTGCCGTGTACGCCGGGCGGCGGGGCACCACTTGCGGGGTCAACTCCGGCCGGCTGCTCGGGAAGGTGGTCATCCCGCTGGACCTCAAGACCGCGGTGGGGAAGCCCATCGTGTTCCACAGCGGCTGGCTCTCCATCAACAAGCGCGGCCGTAAGGCCTCTGCCGtctccggctccgcgcagcttaaCCTCACCGTTCGCGCCGAGCCCGACCCGCGCTTCGTGTTCCAGTTCGATGGCGAGCCTGAGTGCAGCCCGCAAGTGCTCCAGGTGCAGGGTGGCATGATGCAGCCCATGTTCACCTGCAAGTTCTCCTGTCGCAGTAACAGCGACCTCCGCTCTCG ATCAATGCACTCCGATCCGGGGAGTGGCGGCCGCAACTGGCTGATGTCGTTCGGTTCCGACCGCGAGCGGGCAGGGAAGGAGCGGAAGGGATGGTCGGTGACGGTGCACGACCTATCGGGTTCGCCGGTGGCACTGGCGTCCATGGTGACGCCGTTTGTGGCGTCCCCCGGTTCCGACCGCGTGAGCCGGTCCAACCCGGGCGCGTGGCTTGTACTCCGGCCCGGCGACGGCACTTGGAAGCCGTGGGGCCGCCTGGAATGCTGGCGCGAGCGTGGCGCTGGCGCGGCCGGCGACAGCCTCGGGTACCGGTTCGAGCTCCTGATTCCTGACCCAACCGGAATGGGCGTCGGCGTCTCTGTCGCCGAGTCCAACGTCCCTTCCTCCCGCGGGGGGCGCTTCGTCATCGACCTGACGGCGGCGCAGCCCTTCGGCCGGAGCGGGTCGCCTGGGTGCAGCCCGCGCGGGAGTGGTGACTTCAGCGGCGGGTACGGTCTCTGGCCCTTCGGGAGCTACCGCGGGTTCGTGATGTCGGCGGCAGTGCAGGGCGAAGGGCGGTGCAGCCGGCCAACGGTGGAGGTGGGGGTTCCGCACGTCGGGTGCGCGGAGGACGCGGCGGCGTTCGTGGCGCTGGCGGCAGCCGTGGACCTGAGCATGGACGCGTGCAGGCTCTTCTCGCACCGCCTCCGCAGGGAGCTCTCCAGCACCCGCTCCGACCTACTGCGGTGA